The nucleotide sequence CCGGCGGCACGAAGGCGATCGACACGTCCGCGCCGGTCTCCTTCATGGCCTCGGCCACGCTGCCGAACACCGGCAACTCGACGTCGTTGCCATCCTTGTCCTGGTGCGTGACCGTCGTGCCGGCCTTGCGGGCGTTGACGCCGCCGACGACCTTGGTGCCGGCCTTGAGCATCAGCTTCGTGTGCTTGGTGCCCTCGCCGCCGGTGATGCCCTGGACGATGACCTTGCTGTTGGCGTTCAGGAAAATCGACATTGTGCGTGCCCCTTACTTGTTCGCCAGCTCGGCGGCCTTGTCGGCACCGGAGTCCATGGTGTCGGCCTGGATGACCAGCGGGTGGTTGGCCTCGGCGAGGATGCGCCGGCCCTCCTCGACGTTGTTGCCGTCGAGACGCACGACCAGCGGCTTGTTGGCCTCGTCACCCAGCTTCTTCAGGGCGCCGACGATGCCGTTGGCGACCGCGTCGCAGGCGGTGATGCCGCCGAAGACGTTCACGAAGACGCTCTTGACCTGCTCGTCGTTCAGGATGACGTCCAAACCGTTGGCCATCACCTCGGCCGACGCGCCACCACCGATGTCGAGGAAGTTGGCCGGCTTCACGCCGCCGTGCTTCTCGCCGGCGTAGGCGACGACGTCGAGCGTGGACATCACCAGGCCCGCGCCGTTGCCGATGATGCCGACCTCGCCGTCGAGCTTGACGTAGTTGAGGTCGTTCTCCTTGGCCTTGAGTTCGAGCGGATCGGTCGCGTCGCGGTCCTCGAACTCGGCGTGACCCTCCTGGCGGAAGTCGGCGTTCGCGTCCAGGGTGACCTTGCCGTCGAGGGCGAGGATCTGGTCGTCGGGCGTGCGCACCAGCGGGTTGACCTCGACCAGCGTCGCGTCCTCCTTGGTGAACACCTCCCACAGCTTCTGGATCGTCACGGCCGCGGCATCGAGGACCTCGGCGGGCAGGTGGCCCTGCTCGGCGATCGAGCGCGCGAAGTCGAGGTCGACGCCCTTCACGGCGTCCACCGGCACCTTGGCCAGGCGCTCGGGCTTGGTGGCGGCCACCTCTTCGATCTCCATGCCGCCCTCGACCGAGCACATGGCCAGGTAGGTGCGGTTGGAGCGGTCGAGCAGGAAGGAGATGTAGTACTCCTCGGCGATGTCGCTGGCCTCGGCGACGAGCAGCTTCTTGACGATGTGGCCCTTGATGTCGAGGCCGAGGATGTTCTGTGCGTGGGTGAACGCGTCATCGGGGGTGGCGGCGTACTTCACGCCACCGGCCTTCCCGCGTCCACCGACCTTGACCTGCGCCTTCACCATGACGGGCTTGCCGATCTCCTCGGCGATCGCCTTGGCATCCTCGGCGGTGTCGGTCACCCGGCCGGGCGTGGTCGGAACGTTGTGCTTGGCGAACAGTTCCTTCGCCTGGTATTCGAAAAGATCCATTGCGCTGTCCCAGGAATCCTGTCTGTCTGCGTTGACGATCGTCGTTCGTGAGGTCGCCGATGTGGTGCTGGGTTCGAACCAGTGGAACTTTATCTACACGCGACGGAGGCCCTTGCACCGCCTGCCACTCATGTGGCACATCTCACCGGGGTGGGGAAAGTGATACGGATCACAATCCGTCGGGGAACAAGGCCTCGGGTTGCCACCAACATGGGATTTTGGTTAACGTGCCTGGGGTCTCGATAACGTTACGGTTACGGCGCTAAGGATTTTCGGTTGGCAGAGCACAGGTCGTCCCGATCCCGACAAGGGATGCAGACGAGCCACTTTGACGCCGACGTCACTGACATCATCCCCTTCAACGAGTTCGGCGATCTGTCCGACTGGGATGACGACCACGGCTTCAGCAACACCTCCGCTTTCGATCGCGAGGCTCGCGTGATCCGCGCGCCCGAACTCGACGATCTCCACGACACCGACGATCTGGTGCCGCTGCGCCTCGTCGTCCCCCAGCAGTTCCAGGCCACTGCAGACGGTGAGCGCCGCAATTCCCGCGCCTACCGTGAGAGCTACACCGACACCAGCGACGGCATGGCCGCGACCGACGTCATCGACATGTCGGGTCCGCGCCGCGGAGCGCACCGCAAACTCGACAGTGGTCACGTCAAGGGCCGCCTGGTGGCCGCGGCGATGGCCGCCGGTGCCACCGCCGCCGCCGCGTACTCGGTG is from Mycolicibacterium grossiae and encodes:
- the sucC gene encoding ADP-forming succinate--CoA ligase subunit beta; translation: MDLFEYQAKELFAKHNVPTTPGRVTDTAEDAKAIAEEIGKPVMVKAQVKVGGRGKAGGVKYAATPDDAFTHAQNILGLDIKGHIVKKLLVAEASDIAEEYYISFLLDRSNRTYLAMCSVEGGMEIEEVAATKPERLAKVPVDAVKGVDLDFARSIAEQGHLPAEVLDAAAVTIQKLWEVFTKEDATLVEVNPLVRTPDDQILALDGKVTLDANADFRQEGHAEFEDRDATDPLELKAKENDLNYVKLDGEVGIIGNGAGLVMSTLDVVAYAGEKHGGVKPANFLDIGGGASAEVMANGLDVILNDEQVKSVFVNVFGGITACDAVANGIVGALKKLGDEANKPLVVRLDGNNVEEGRRILAEANHPLVIQADTMDSGADKAAELANK